Within the Corallococcus exiguus genome, the region GCGGCCCCGCACCGGATCCGGCCCCTGGATGAGCACGTCCTGCACGGGCTGCCCGGTCTCCAGCACCTGCCGCATCGGCCGCTCGACGGACTCCACGACGTCTTCACGGACCATCTCGCGCACCGTGCGACCCCGGTGCGCCTCCACGGGGTGGCCGTTGAGGTGCGCCATCGTGTCGTTGATGCGCAGGTAGTGCAGGTCCGGATCCAAGAACGCGATGCCCACGGGCGCCGCGTCCAGCAGCGAGTCCAGCAGGGCCAGCGACCGCTCGGCTTCCTTGCGTGCCGCGTGCTCGCGCGCGTGCAGCTCCGCCTGGGCGATGTGCGCGGACGCCCGCTCCGCGACGGCGTGGAAGAGCAGCACGTCCGAGTCGGAGAAGGCGAAGGCCGTGCGCGAGCCCATGTACGCCATGCCCAGGAGCCGCTCGCCGTCCATGAGCGGCAGGCCGTACAGCGCGCGCAGCCCCGCGCGGCGCAGCGGCCCGACAAGGACGCGCGGGTCGGTGGCGGCCGAGCGGACGAAGAAGGGCCGCCGCTCCAGAGCCGCCAGCCCGCTCACGCCCTGGCCCACCGGCACGCGCAGGCCCTTCACCTCGTCCGTGCTCAATCCCATCGCGGCGCGGACCACCAACGCGTCGTCCTCCAGCAGCATCACCGCCGCCGTGTCCACGGTGAGCGCGGACTCCATCAGCCGGGTGAGCAGGCGCTCCAGGAGCGTCTCCATGTCCGGATCGTCCAGCGTCGCTTCGGACATGCGGTCCAGCGTCTGGAGGATGCGCTGCTTCATGTCCCAGAAGAACGTCATCGTCCGGGTGACCACCCGGTCGAGCGTCTCCTCCAGCCGCGTGAGGTCTCCGGGCCGCAGCCGCTGCTCCAGCGCCTCCAGCCGGTGGAGGATGCAGCGGCGCAGGAGCGCGTACTCCTGGGCCACCTCGCCCAGGTTGAAGCCCGCGTCCAGGCGGGCCGCGGCGTGCGCCGCCTCCAGGCGCTCGTCCAGCGCCTCCGGCCCCACCTCCATTGCTTCCGTCAGCGCGGTGAGCAGCTCCGGCATGTGGTCGATGAGCCAGGGCGGGCGGGTGGAGTCCTTCCGGTTCAGGCGCTCGAACACCGCCTGCTGCCAGTCGGTCAGCAGCGCGTCGTGATTCGCGCGCAGGAACTCCGCCGCGGGCAGGCGGGAGCCGCCGCGCGCATGCTCGTCCACGGAGTGTGAATCCGGCTCCTGCATCGCCCGTCTCCCCGGGCCCCTCGCCCGGTCGCGCCGCCCCTCGCGGAAAGTCTGCGCATGGTGCTCCCTGTTCGCTTCGCCCTCGCGTCGGATGGGGGTCCGCCACGAGCCCTCGGCCGCGGGTCCCGGGCCAGGCCTCGGACGCACCGCCCGGCGCGCCGTTCACCTTCGTGCGCTCGGCCAGCCCTGGGGACGTTCGCGCCCCAGGGCATGCGCATGCTCGGGTAGGGTGGCCGTCAAAGCATGCCCACCCTCCTGCTCAACCGCTCCGCCGTGGCCCGCAACATCCAGGCGCTCCTGCTCCTGGACGACCTGCGCGAGGCCTTCCGCACTGACGTCCTGGCCCGCACGGTGGCCCCGCAGCGCGTGCGCGCGCCGCTGCACTCGTTGGGCACCGCGCTGGTGCTCTTCCCCGGCTGCGTGCCCGGCATCCCCGCGTACACGGTGAAGGTGCACGCGAAGTTCCCCGCGCAGAAGCCCGCCATCCAGGGCGTGGTGCACCTGCACGACCTGGTGACGGGAGGGCTGCTCGCGGTGATGGACTCCGGCCACCTCACGGCCGTGCGCACCGGCGTGGTGGGCGCGCTGGCCGCGGACGTGCTGGCCCGGCCGGACGCCACGCGCGTGGCGGTGATTGGCGCCGGCCGCCAGGGCGTGCTCCAGCTCAAGCAGCTGCGGCTGGTGCGCACGCTCAGCCAGGTGCGCGTCTACGACACGAACATCGCGCACGCGAACGCCTACGCGCAGCGCATGTACCAGGAGCTGAACCTGCCCGTGCGAGTGGAGACGTCCGTGGCGGAGGCCGTCGCGGACGCGGACATCGTGGTGACGGCGACGTGGAGCCACCAGCCCTTCCTGCACGCGGGCATGGTGCAGCCGGGCACGCACATCACCGCGCTGGGCGCGGACGAGCCGGGCAAGGCGGAGCTGTCCCAGGACCTGCTCGAGCAATCGCTGTTCGTCTGCGACCACCGCG harbors:
- a CDS encoding ornithine cyclodeaminase family protein — encoded protein: MPTLLLNRSAVARNIQALLLLDDLREAFRTDVLARTVAPQRVRAPLHSLGTALVLFPGCVPGIPAYTVKVHAKFPAQKPAIQGVVHLHDLVTGGLLAVMDSGHLTAVRTGVVGALAADVLARPDATRVAVIGAGRQGVLQLKQLRLVRTLSQVRVYDTNIAHANAYAQRMYQELNLPVRVETSVAEAVADADIVVTATWSHQPFLHAGMVQPGTHITALGADEPGKAELSQDLLEQSLFVCDHRGLSVSTGAAGAVGLTEAAIHAELGEVLAGLKPGRTSQDQVTVFAGVGLPFQDLATAWHVYQSATGDEDVPTLDFNE
- a CDS encoding ATP-binding protein, giving the protein MDEHARGGSRLPAAEFLRANHDALLTDWQQAVFERLNRKDSTRPPWLIDHMPELLTALTEAMEVGPEALDERLEAAHAAARLDAGFNLGEVAQEYALLRRCILHRLEALEQRLRPGDLTRLEETLDRVVTRTMTFFWDMKQRILQTLDRMSEATLDDPDMETLLERLLTRLMESALTVDTAAVMLLEDDALVVRAAMGLSTDEVKGLRVPVGQGVSGLAALERRPFFVRSAATDPRVLVGPLRRAGLRALYGLPLMDGERLLGMAYMGSRTAFAFSDSDVLLFHAVAERASAHIAQAELHAREHAARKEAERSLALLDSLLDAAPVGIAFLDPDLHYLRINDTMAHLNGHPVEAHRGRTVREMVREDVVESVERPMRQVLETGQPVQDVLIQGPDPVRGRAGSWRVDYFPVRTPDGVLLGVGNTVVDVSDYKRAETALQQAIDFREELIAVLGHDLRNPLHAVNASAFMLGKIPALDTPARRSVDRIRKATARMARMINDILDFARSRLGGGIPVTRQHVNMEELCQGMLEELQVVYPERPLVLEVHGDDLWGDWDPDRVTQVLGNLVVNALQHARNDSPVVTTLTGESAEVVMQVRNEGNPIPPELLPHLFDPFKQSSVPNAGSKHRSLGLGLYIVSEIVQVHRGSVRVETAAGDGTTFTVRWPRVPPPLGYLTP